CCGCCGATAAATATTTCTCAATTTGCAGTCATCGGCATTGCGTGTATGATCGCAAACAATATTTCAGCAAAGAAGTTAATGCCCATGCTTACTCTGATTTCACCTGCTAAATCGCTGGATTTTGACAGCCCAGTCAGCACCACAAACTTTAGCGAACCGGATTTTTTAGATGAGTCCGAGACCCTAATCAACGAGCTACGCGCACTCACTCCGCCAGACATTGAAAGCCTGATGAAGATCAGCCCCAAATTGGCTGACCTGAATTACGGTCGCTTTTTAAACTGGCAGCGCCCGTTTAAGCCTGATAATGCGCGTCAAAGCGTATTTGCGTTTACCGGTGATGTTTATCAGGGGCTGGATATACACAGTTTTAATGACCAGCAGCTGGATTTTTGCCAGCAGCATTTGCGTATCTTATCGGGCCTCTATGGTTTGCTGCGACCGCTTGATTTAATGCAGGCCTATCGCTTGGAAATGGGCACCAAGTTTGAAAACAGCCGTGGCAAAAACCTTTATGCGTTTTGGGGTGAGCAAATCACCAACAAGCTCAATCAGGAGCTTGAAGCGCAACAAGCCGACACACTGATTAACCTTGCCTCTAATGAGTATTTTAAATCGGTTAAGCCGAAGCAATTACAGGCACGCGTCATCAACCCAGAGTTTAAAGACCAAAAAAATGGCCAATATAAAATCATCAGTTTCTATGCGAAAAAAGCGCGCGGTTTGATGACGGCTTATATCATGAAGAACGGTATAACCGAGCCAGAGGCATTAAAACAATTTGATGTAGACGGTTATTATTTCTCG
The Pseudomonadales bacterium genome window above contains:
- the yaaA gene encoding peroxide stress protein YaaA — protein: MLTLISPAKSLDFDSPVSTTNFSEPDFLDESETLINELRALTPPDIESLMKISPKLADLNYGRFLNWQRPFKPDNARQSVFAFTGDVYQGLDIHSFNDQQLDFCQQHLRILSGLYGLLRPLDLMQAYRLEMGTKFENSRGKNLYAFWGEQITNKLNQELEAQQADTLINLASNEYFKSVKPKQLQARVINPEFKDQKNGQYKIISFYAKKARGLMTAYIMKNGITEPEALKQFDVDGYYFSAAASSEDKWVFLRDHPAD